A portion of the Acidobacteriota bacterium genome contains these proteins:
- a CDS encoding universal stress protein: protein MPATTPFHVLIATDGSTSARAAMTTVIRLPWPAGSQGSAVVAKQVGADDGRSILLTALDRTSEFTAQSASRALRKRWPDGGARVVDASPIDAILTEARRVRADVIAVGWRGHGPVRRLLAGSVSRGVVRGATCAVLVVRRPIRALRYVVIGVDGSENATRALKFLAALDPAHGARATVFSAVDIMHAPAHRLAPTATRATVAAEVAGKGPPPPPPPHPPPPRPPAPRPPPGGRAAPPRPAPPPPPPPPRFPPPGARPRPAVPEARRTSCWQRRPGSIAVRPVLEAREARRLWHGTSDRDSEDPLPGRFFRVLGIRARLGRGVRTVVRQRHHRTARTFGPGPAGGFRDVSSPAAASA from the coding sequence ATGCCGGCAACCACACCATTCCACGTGCTCATCGCAACAGACGGTTCGACCTCCGCGCGAGCGGCGATGACCACGGTCATCCGGTTGCCGTGGCCTGCTGGCAGTCAGGGGTCGGCGGTCGTGGCAAAGCAGGTGGGGGCCGACGACGGGCGGTCGATCCTGCTGACCGCATTGGACCGAACATCGGAGTTCACCGCACAGAGCGCCTCACGCGCATTGAGGAAGCGGTGGCCCGATGGTGGCGCACGAGTCGTCGATGCGTCTCCAATCGACGCCATCCTGACCGAGGCGCGGCGAGTGCGGGCGGACGTCATTGCTGTGGGCTGGCGAGGCCATGGGCCCGTACGGCGGTTGCTCGCCGGCAGCGTGTCGCGCGGGGTGGTCCGAGGCGCGACATGCGCCGTGCTGGTTGTCAGACGACCCATTCGCGCGCTCCGCTATGTCGTCATCGGCGTTGATGGTTCTGAAAACGCCACACGTGCCCTGAAGTTCCTGGCGGCTCTGGATCCGGCGCATGGCGCGCGGGCGACCGTTTTCAGCGCCGTCGACATCATGCACGCGCCGGCGCATCGACTGGCGCCAACGGCGACGCGCGCCACCGTGGCCGCGGAAGTGGCGGGGAAGGGCCCCCCCCCCCCCCCCCCCCCCCACCCCCCCCCCCCCCGCCCCCCCGCCCCCCGCCCCCCCCCGGGAGGGAGGGCCGCCCCCCCCCGGCCGGCGCCCCCCCCCCCCCCCCCCCCCCCGCGGTTTCCCCCCCCGGGGGCGCGCCCTCGTCCTGCGGTGCCAGAGGCGAGGCGGACCTCCTGCTGGCAGCGTCGCCCAGGCTCAATCGCAGTCCGGCCGGTGCTCGAGGCACGGGAAGCGAGGCGACTATGGCACGGCACGAGTGACAGAGATTCGGAGGATCCTCTGCCCGGTCGATTTTTCAGAGTTCTCGGCATCAGGGCTCGCCTGGGCCGCGGCGTTCGCACAGTTGTTCGGCAGCGACATCACCGTACTGCACGTACTTTCGGCCCCGGTCCCGCCGGTGGGTTCCGAGACGTATCCAGCCCGGCTGCTGCAAGTGCCTGA